One Betta splendens chromosome 5, fBetSpl5.4, whole genome shotgun sequence genomic window, AATGTGCACAGCTTGCACTAAGAGGATGTGGCCTCAGATTACAGATGTAGAAAATGGAGCCTGACGTGGACGAGTGTTTGACGCAAGCTGCTTCGTGTCCAACACAATTTTTTAATCATAACACAGCTTTACAAATGCTTGCGATGCATGCAGTTTGACTGACAACCTGAGAATGATTTGACTTGTGACTAATCACAGATTCTTCTTTGTCCTTAATCACTTCATCttcatgaaaaatgaaataaactgcAAAGACCAGATGTCCCTCATTAAACTAAAGGTTCTACCTAGATAAACTTCTACCTATTAGCTTGTTCCTTCAACATATTTTAACTCCAAACACATGCTTGTCCTCTGGCTTTGTACCAGATACAGCATCCGAAGTGAACCATGCTAAAGAGCTGAGTGCATGAGCGACTACAGCCAGTGTTTGCTAAAATGCTCATTGAACactaataattaacattaaatgCCTAAAGCACAGTGGGTGCCAACAATCTCAGATATGTGACAGCCGTGTTTCTCAATATATAACCTGTAAACTCAAACACCGCATTCGGAAGCCCGGAGAGCATGAAAAGGTCTGTTGAAATAAACGTCATCAGAGTTTAGACCATCATGATatgcacatttaaaacaacacacaaagcGTTCGCATGCAGCAGGTCGCCAGACATTAATCGTGCCTGTGTCCCATCAGCCACGTGGGGCTACACAGGTATGTTACATTCCTGGCACGGGCAGTTGATGGATTACATCGAGGATTACAGCCAACCAAGGGGATAGGCTATCTGCCGTCTCAGTCGTGATTGATCTACCTGGCTGCGACAGACTGATATCTGAGGCTCGTTCTTCTCCCTCAACACCACACTGACCGTCCAGATTGATAGCAGGACACCAACCTGGAGACTCCTGGAGGAGTTGCCATTCAAGCTAAAGCCCTTCATCTCCAAACCACAGGAGTCCACACACTTTACGCACCTCAATAAACCGGACGTCTCCTCAATTTCAGATTATATGAATACAAAATCAGCACTAGTGCAAGAAAGGACCAGAAAGATGTGATGAGTTTCAATCAAAgagaaaatggaaagaaaaatggTTAGACATTCATGCAAAGGGGGAGAAGTCACAAAGGAACAGAGAGGAGAACGTGTGAAATGAATGCACAAAGTGACAAGCGTTCGTGCGACAGCGTGGTGGGAGTGAATCATTCAGCAGGGGAATCCTTCTGCGCAGGGACTCGTCACCAGAAAAGCACAAGCATGCACAGACTTTTGGGctgcaacaataaaaataaacacatttagatGCAGTAGATTGGATTTACAGTGATAAAAAAACCCCCATTGTCTGATCTGAAGTGGGTAAATGCAGGTTTTAGAGATGTGTCCGatgagcacagagctgcaggtccaaCAAAGCTTCTGGCTTTTCACCTTTTATTTCTGACACTGGCAGATTATCCCTCCCTGCTTCTGTGCATGTAGCAGTCGATGCTATCACACGGTGTAATTCTGTCCACCTCCTCACACACTGCTCTCCCTTGCCTGCACTCACTCGCTCCCAACTTTAAATACGCATTGAATTAGGCCAAGATAAAAGAAGCCGTCAGTCCGTGTTAATGGAGTAGATATTTTTTCCATCGCGTACCCATCGGCTGCCGAGCTAGCGAGTAGCGTCATATGGGGAAGTGTGCTCCGTGTAGTAAAGGGCCAGTGGCCTCATAGTGGGTGGCAGGGAGCAACGTGATAGGCTGCGAAGGAAAATTCAGACTTTGACCCTGTCACATGAACTGCTACTTTGTAGTGAAACTGTTCAGGTCATGACTAGTGTTGATAGCAATGCCATGATGGGCCTCAGCCTTAATCTGACAGGGGAGTTGGCCTGCCCTGCCCCGTGGGCAGCTCTGGCTCCAATTACCCTGGCCAGTGTGCCATGGAACTGTGTCACTCTAAATTATACATGGTCTTTGTTCATCCTTAACCCAAGAGCACTGGAGACAGCAGTGGATCATGTTTACTCTCTTCCCCCCCAATGAAACATTTACGAATCTGATCAGTGTCAAAAAACTAAAAGTAGCACAAAAATACTAATGCAGAATGAGACAAAGGGTGAgttgctctgcagctcagagcggCGACTGTCTTCCTGTGAAGATAATGCATCAATCTAAAGCAATTTGGCTTCGAGAAGATCATCTCTGCTGCACGCACTGGACACAACACATTTCTACGCGAAGACAGTCCAAAATCTGAAGCCTGTTCTCCCACTCAGTATGCTGACCTGCAGTAATCAAAGTTATGCAAACAGAACAgcgtgctgctgtgtgaactcAAATCACAGGGGaaatcaaaatgtgaaaaatggaATGGGAATTGGTTTTACTGCATGGGCTCGGCAGCTGCTGCATAGCCAGGCTACCACCGACGAAAGCGCCGATGTCTCAGGGCAGCTTCCAAAATAGAAGAGCAGTCTAAGAGTGAAGCCTGCAGAGCACTGGCATACACTGACTGATCATCTACGTTCAGCACTGGGACACAGCCATGATTTATTACTATTGACAGGCAAACCTGATTTACCGTATAGTTTAAAATTAATACCAACGGCAAGAAAAGAACATTCATCCAGTTATACTTGGCTTTTAGAGATGTTTCTAGATTTCATGATATGTGGTGGGATAAATGTGCGATTGCATGCAAACATCTGGGTAAAGCCTTTTGTTATTATAACAGCTTTTATATAGGATTAGTAGTGTGGAATGAGTGTGGGAGGGTCtctgggtttaaaaaaaaaagtaatcaGCTGTTTGCTCTGTTACCCATTTGTTTGGTGAAACACCCACAGGATTGGATGAAGCACACTCATGTTGACTTTAGAGAGTCATTTCTGCCTCTCTAATTGATTTTCTCTATGAAATAACGAGATATTAAGTTGAAACACCCACAGTGACGGTGGCTGTTGGAGCTCATACATATCGAAAGGCTTATCAAGTCGAACTCATTCACTAATGAGTGTCCATCTGTTTATGTGCAGCTACTTCCAATGCAGCTTTTTAGAGAGGACGTCATTGCGTTTCTCCGTGATGGAGAGCTCGGTCGTTGCATTATGCAGGTCTGCATATGTGACATGGCCGTGTTTGTAACATCAGCTGCCTGTAACTCCATTTACTTCCTTTAATTTAGACAGTAAACAGCGTCTACGGACACTATCTATTCACACATGCTAATGCAACTAAGAGGAGAAACTAATGTTCAGCTCAGTGGTCATTTTTAGGTTTGTGCGTCATGATTGATTTGAAAGCACTCCTAAGCTTATCGTATAGGAGCAGTGTATAAGGTGAGACATGCACCATTAGCTGGTTtagagtgtgtatgtgtattagAGTTGGCAGCCACGCCAGCCGCTTGGCCAGCTctgttctttgttgttgttgatgcctGCCTGGCCAGCGCTGCTCATGCAATCCATTATCTCTTGCAGTTGACAACACTTAGAACCTGTGATTAATGTATTTGCAGTCTTGGATACCAGGGGGAATAGGCCACTTGCCAGTTTATtaacttctcctcctcccaggctGAGGCTGTGTGTTTTGGGGACAAGCAGAGTGGCATCGATAGCGTGGGACTCTGTGGCCTAAATGTTAATAAGAactttgctttttgttgttgtgagcACTTTACAACAGCCATTCGGTTACTGAGGGAGCAGATGTTGAGATTTATTTGAGCCAAATATGAGTTAGACaagtattttatttgaatttgaatACAGAAAACAATGAGATGAAATCTGTTACCTTTGATTCAATCTCTGAAACGATTGTCCATGTTTAGCGGCTCCAACATTTAAGCCAGTGTGCTGAACTAAAGTTGATAATAAAGATGAACCTTTCACATTAATGTtctcactcctcctccacctctgcaccttcacacacagcacttaatattaataatacacAGCATTTATAACCTTCTAATCATGATTTAAGCACACTGCAGTCAGGGGCATCTGtcacaacacagtcacacagtcgTTCTCAGATTAAACTAAATTAATGTAACGTGTAATCTACACTCTGATCTAAATATGATAACAGTGCGAGCTGCGAGTCGTGTGAGGCTGAACTGTCAgatctgtttatttttgtctcCTTTGCTCCCACGTGCTAACTTGCACTTATGAGATAAAAGCTGTCTGTGTCCTTTAAAAGGACGCAGGTTTTTATGCTCGGACTGACCTTCAGTGGATGATGTATGGCTGCATCTGAAGACATACAAGACGTTTTTTTGATTAATAAATTGCTTCTAACAGATGTTTTAGATATTTTGCAGACTCTACCTTAAAGATCTCAACGTGCAAACACTATAAAGACAAAAGCTTTAGCAGCTGAGGTCGATCTAAGTAAGGTGAGCGTACCCGAAGTATAGCGCTTCTTATAGGGACACAGTGATACCCTTTGTCTGGTGTTGTTGTAGCTCAgatatgcatgcacacactgaGATTGCCTTGCACACTGTTCAGAGCACACTCCGAAACTTCAGCCGTTATCTAACTCTAGCCTCCAGGCAAAATCACAGTGGTAGACGGTCTTTACTATGAGCCTGAAAATGTACTGGTTTGATGTTTAGTAAAGGCAAGCACTAGCACTATATTACAATGACCCCCAAATGACGAGATATACAAACAGGTTTTatactatacagtataaatgtattGATCTGTTTACCACGTAGTGAGGTCAGTGCTGAAATGTGGAAGCAGAGACCATTTTGAATTTCAACCTATTGGCTCATTTAccattttaaaaatgacacaTAGCATCCTCATGCTGCTCCCTTTTGCACATAAGTGCTATTGTATCATATTACACACGCTGTCTCACACATGACAAGCTATGGGGGTGGAGGAAGAAGGACTAAATTAGagcaggggagagggagggggttcCCTCTCCTACAGGGAAAACATAAATAGAGCAGAGAAGTGTTATGGCATTACGGTTGTATGTTGTACTCAGATAAGCTTATTTGGGTCAGACATATGGGAGGCAAATGTTCCTTTGGATGCTGCTACTCACCGTTTGGAAGCTTGTGACTGTTCTCCATCAGCCATGAGAACAGGTTGGCAAAATTGCAGTTGCACACCCAAGGGTTGCCCTCTAGCCTCACCACCCGCAGGGAAGGCAACTGACTCAGTGCTCCCACCTTTAGGGTAGACAGGGCATTAcgctccagttccagttcccTCAAAGAGGTGAGGCCCAGAAAAGCATCCTCGCTCACCATGCTCAGATAGGGGTTGTTGCCCAGACGCAGTTTGATGAGGCTACGGGACTCCCCAAATGTCCCCTTGGGGATTTCAGTCAGGTTGTTGCTGCCCAGGTCCAGGAACACCAGCCTGGATGAGGTGCTGAGCGTCCCTGGTTCTATGTGGGAGAGGGTGTTGTTCCGCAGGTCCAAGTAGACCAAGTCACTGTACAGAACCAGGAAATCCGACGGGATGCGGGGTATCCAGTTGTCAGCCAGCAAAAGCCTGCGCACATCCAAGGGTATCTCATCGGGTAGACGGGTGAGCCCACGGCCGCTACAGTCCACAGTGTGAGGATCTGGGCACAGGCAGGTTGCTGGGCAGTTTTCCCCCAAAGTCCATAACACAGAGGACAGCAAGATGAGGATAGACTGGAGCCAGCAGACACATGGCAACATGGTCAAGGGGGTGAAATGGATGAGGGGAAAAGAGGCTCGGGGTGTGGGTGAGTAGGACAAGGTGGGGGTAGAGAATaggagggttagggttagagggCAAGAGATCAGGACAAGGGAGGGGAAGGGGAAAGTGTGAGGGGGTAAATGAGGATCAATCCTCGTGAAGGAACATCTTTCTGTTGAACAGGTAAAATTTGGAAGGGCTCGAGCAGTGAGGCAGGCGAGCTGAGGCAAAAACAGTTTTCCAGGAGATCATGTAACAAACCGCTTGTAAAGAACAGCCTGCTTGCCTTGAAAGAGCAAAGGCGGCGATAGTAAGCAGTGGGGAGCAGAGCAAGAAAGACGGAGCTTAACACAGAGGGGAGGGCGGCTTAGGGGGGGTAAATAGACACGAGCGAGACGGGAGAATCCGGGGGCAAAGACAAGGGAGAGGGGGGTTGAGGAGGGGGCTCTGTCCACCACGCTACCCCACGGTGGATCTGGCAGCAGTGACAGACAAAGAAAATAAGGTCTCTGACACAAAAGTATATATGAAGCTGTGATTCAAGCATGACAAGCAAAGAGTAACATCGTTGCATCCCTCCATTAGTCCCAGGTGTAGAATAGAGCAGCTGAGtgaaacaagagagagagaagctcaCGGAACATCGCTCAAGTGTGGCAAGGTTGTCCCCTCTTATTACGCCCTGTCTATCTCCTAACGCTCGGCAACAtgctgtaaaacacagcaggGCTCAGCGCTGCGCCGTCCAGGAGCGCGTCACAGCTGCGCGGCTGCGGAGAGACGATCCGAGCGTCCAGGCGGGAGCCTCGTGGATGCAGATCAGCGCTGCGCTGCACACAGCCATGCCAGTCCGATGTCTGCCTCCGAATCTGCCACGGTTTATCTCATGCCCTCTCCCCTGCCTTATTTCTAGGGAGGCGTGCCTGAGCCACGCTGTCAAcatgtgatgtcacttcctatAGTGCATAGAAATAATGATTAGTGCTATCTGGAATCATCTGAAATGAAGAATGTATTCACTTAAATCTTCcagtttcattaaaaaaaaacaggacgaAGCGCAGctataatattcaaataaaatccaaataaaataaaatacagaattAACTCTTTTAAACCTATTtcacattttcctttattttctaattatttGATAGCTTTTTTGAGAGACCACGTCTACTGATATtaagaatatttttattttggcaTATATTATGCATAGCCTCTTTTGGAGAAATGTTATTCGCTGTGCTCACAAAATTAAATCTGTGACCTTTCACAACATAGAGCATTAGCCTTCAGCCATAAactttatatatttacattCCTTTTATTGCTCCCACTGGTCTATCATTAGAAGACTAGGTTTTGGTACAAGCTTAAATTGTACAAACAACAATAATTCTTTCAATGTTTGCATTTTATGACCTCAATACTTTAAATAGTTAAACAGAGGTGCCATGATTAATTCAGACTGTGCACAGCATTTCCCAGATGGGATTTGCATGGTAGATTCGCAGGTAAATGCAATTATATGGAGGTTGCTGCCGGAGGACAGTGAATTAGACCTGTGGCGATGTGGCTAGCTAGCGTGAAATCCCCGACAAAGTGCCGCTGGCATCGATGGTAACTGCGTGTTTCTAATATGTTAACATATTCATAACACTAATTTGATGCACACATGCTGATGAcattgcacacacaaacaagtctCATGTCAAACATGAGCTTGGCAATAAGGGTCATGTAATAAACCCGTTCATGCaatcagtgacagcagcagtgaagtCGACGCCCAGAGTtccattatttttaaattatttacattaCACTGATGTAAACTATAGTTCATTTTTAGGCATGCAGCCATACAAATCTCTATGTCTGTCTATAGGAACACAACAACCATtgtacagctactgtacagggTTAATATTTAGGTGCCAGCAATCTGTATCCAGTGTTCAACTCGCTGTGACTTCACTTCACTATGACGCCATCTAAGTGGCCCCATGCTTGGCTGAACTGGCTGAATTAACATTTTACATGACTAATGTTGCTTTCATGGCTTTTATGTTGGGCACGGCTCCCAATAAAGCAGCAGCAATAGTGGTCATTTTAATTGCAATAAGTGTTTTACTAAACCTCTTTGTTGTGGTGTCACTGCCCATTATTCTTCTGGATATAGGTTTTATCCTGACTGGGACTTATATACTTAATAACACTAACAATCGGGGGCTATAGAAAAATTACAGAAATCTCACAAAATCATCTAATGCAAATAAATATATGTACCAGTGTTCTACAAATAACTCTCTTTTAAGCCTCTAGTGGTAAGTAGACAAAACATCCGTAACCCTTTTATGTACTAACCTTGAAATCCTGTGTTTTACTATATATTACATACAAAGTGCTCACTACAGCAATAAGCAGAGTATTGGTTTCTCAACAGCTCCTTGCACAAATTGATTTTCCTAGTCTTTGAGGGAACGACATGCACCTGAAGTGTTATAAGTGGTGTAAATGTAACATGAGGGGCGAACAAGCCAACGCTTGAGGGTTTAGTGACCTTGACAGCGGAGACACAGCCTCCCTCCAGTTTTACCTTACTGATGCGTCCTCAGGTTGTCATGCAGGTGAGAGGAAGACCACAATGCATTATGTAtgatttaaatgtgtaaataatggTTTAAAGATCAGTTATTTAAACAAAGTTAAACTCCACCTTTGTGAAAATATCCCAACAGTGCTTTAGCATTAAAACGCTAAGAGGGTTCATCTGCTTCTGTGCAGTTTGTCTGGAAGAGCTCGATTAAGGTCCTTGTTGcgtcacatcagcagcattaaTGAGGGAACAGCAACTGTTTACTTACAGTAGCACACAAGGCCTTACCTCGCTGGTCTGTGGATTAAACCTTTGTTTGCTCGTGTGCATGAGATCCCACTGCAACAAACTACACAGTCATTTATCTCTAGACTAAAAATGAAAACTCGCGAGGACTGAGGGAGGCGACCACAGTTCAATTCATGCCCTCGTGCAGCTAAAATTAACCAACTGCAGCTGCATATGGAGGAAATTAATCCCATGCCAAATGCAGATTAGAAGAGAAAGGGCACGGTTGCAAATGAAAGAAAGTGAACCACAGCCACAGGATGTAACGCACGGCAGGATTAGTTTAAGTTTACAAGACAGGGTTGAGAAAATTAATCTTTACAGGAGTTAGGTGGAGTGAAAAGTTGCGTAACAAATGGAGAAATCTTACTGGATTGTGTACTTTTGCAGGCATTTGTGCTGTCACTTGGGACTTTCTCATGCCAGTCAATGGCGCCTTTGACTCTGCTTACGTCACTATTTAATTCCTCCCCCCTTGCCCACCTACAGTGTGAACTCCGCTCAGAGCCCAAAAAGACAGGCGTATAAGTAAAGAGTAAAAAGCtaacaaacagaaaagaggCTAAAAACAGCCCTGTAGGTTATTTTTGTGTGTCACAAGCATTAGAAGTCAACAGTGGTGCTCCCAGTGCGCTGAGTAAATGCAGGTTCTTGACAGGAGGGCCTCCCCCATGGATCAGCCAGTGTGAAAGCAGAGAAGCTAAGTACTCTCCTGCTGCAATTAAAGAACAGCCCATCAATAAATGATGAATGTCAAACACAGCATGATGTTTGGCTTAGTGCGCAGACCAGCGTCCTATGTAGATTCATGGTCACAGCAGGGCCACGAAACAAGAGGTGGCATGACGGAAACACAGAGCGAGGAGACAAGAGGATGTGGAGAGGGGCCCGGTGCAAATGTCACCTCGCCCCTTTCAGCGCATCTCAGAATGGGCCAACGGACATCCAAGAAGCCGCGGCAGCTGTCATTTCTTAAGCCGTCCGCTGACATTTGGGATCCTGAGCTGCCGGGGGCGCATGGAAGGGATGGCTCCGGACAATCACTGGCTTCATTACAGCTCGGCCAAGTGGCTGTTACTGTAACTTAACACACTGCTTCCTTTCAGGGTAGGACACGGCCTCACAACCCTCTCATGACCCAgctgagcagaggaaggagaaggacacGATTTGGGAAGTAACACCTAATATTTCATATTCTGACGACATGTGGCGCTTTGTCGCCCACACAACCGGGCTTTTAGCTCCCAGCCAAAACCACCATATCCCTCCTGCATGAAAAAGGCCGCCTCGCTGCCGTGTGGAGGAATCCTTGTTCTTGCCCAGGTTACCAGCTGGAGGTGAGCGAGATGAGTCAGAGCTATTGTTACGGTTTCACAAACTCCCCGCGTGCAGTCGAAGCCCACAACCAGTTACTGACGGCCGAGTCTGACCATGAGAGGAACATCCAGCCAAACCGTGCTGCCGCGCCGTCTGGAGCATCAGCCTGCAGCCATATGGAGAACACGCATCAAAGTCCATCGTGGCCACGTTCTCCATAATCTTCTGGAATATTACGTTAAAACAGCTGAGCTACGTTATGAGATCACACTAGTAAAGCCACAGAAATAGAACTAAGGAGCATTAAGAGGGTGGGTGCTTTTCCACACTagttatttatacatttaatgAGAATATGCACGGAGATATTCACCATCTGGTCCATTTTCCATTTGAAAGTAATGCATAATCGTGACCTTTATTGCTTTATGATGTCTCTGTAATACATTAGAATTAACAGTGGCATAATCCGATCTCACCCCCCTTCAGGAAAGCCATTAGGCTTCATTTCATATGCGCTACTGTATATGAGTGGCATCCATCAGCACCACGTTATGTAAACAGAAACGATTATCTGTCCAGCAGAGATGATACTGTCCAGCAGATTAATGTTATTCTCAGTAAAGCTCTGTCCGGCGTTTGTCAGGCCCACGTATGACTGTGAAGTTATTAGCCAAAGTGGCGAGCATGCAACAAAAGGTTTGTCCCAAAAGAAAACTGCTACAGCTGCAGCCGAGGTGACGCTGGAGCGAAAACTATGCCCCCTTCACTCGACATCACGCCTGACGTCGTCCTGCATTTGTCTCCAGTCCAAAGCACGAACCACGTCCACCGTGTGATTTGTCCACAGCATTCTAACAATCTGCTGCCGTAAGCTTCCACaccattaaatacataaaaatagaGCCCACATTTACTACCTGCTATCAAATATTAACCCTCCAGTGTTTTAagacaaaaaaatattaaatctatattttatGCTATGCTACAGCCTCACACGGCCTGTTTGACTGGCCCCACAAACTTTTTCATTTCACACAATCCATTTATGCTGCAGACTCCTCCTCTTGGGCTtctgctggagctcagctgtgatCGTGtaacgcacacatacacacacacgcactataTGACTTTTCTACCTCTAAAATCCCCCACGTTTTCGGTGGATCAACAGGAAGTCCACGTAGCAGTTTTGGCCGCACACACCGAGGACcagctgtgtcagtgtgtgtctgtggcttgTTATGAAATGGCACAGTGAGATTTGAGCTGTCACTTGTCACTGCTGCTTTGGCCACTGTGCCCCCGTCAGCTGTCTGTGGCTCCTGTGCGTCACAGAGACCAGAGCGGTGACTGAGACCTCACAAACCGGATCAAAGCTCCGCACGCCGGACTGACGGGCCGTCGTAAACACCCTCAAGCAACGGCGCTGGCGAGTGATTTGCATCCATGTGCAGACACTCACCGAACTCTCAGCCTCTCAATCCACAGTCAGCAATTAGTGAACTGTGGTTTGCTTTGAATGGAGACTCAAATGTTGTCTTTAAATCAGTTTAGTTGAATCACAAGCC contains:
- the lrrc38b gene encoding leucine-rich repeat-containing protein 38 isoform X2, whose translation is MEGCNDVTLCLSCLNHSFIPLTMLPCVCWLQSILILLSSVLWTLGENCPATCLCPDPHTVDCSGRGLTRLPDEIPLDVRRLLLADNWIPRIPSDFLVLYSDLVYLDLRNNTLSHIEPGTLSTSSRLVFLDLGSNNLTEIPKGTFGESRSLIKLRLGNNPYLSMVSEDAFLGLTSLRELELERNALSTLKVGALSQLPSLRVVRLEGNPWVCNCNFANLFSWLMENSHKLPNGVEGMECSLPMDGRRVSLTQLSKDSFRECQATLTLTDLLIIIFSGISVSVVAIMTSFFLASTVHCFQRWSKGTKGDEEESEE
- the lrrc38b gene encoding leucine-rich repeat-containing protein 38 isoform X1 — its product is MLPCVCWLQSILILLSSVLWTLGENCPATCLCPDPHTVDCSGRGLTRLPDEIPLDVRRLLLADNWIPRIPSDFLVLYSDLVYLDLRNNTLSHIEPGTLSTSSRLVFLDLGSNNLTEIPKGTFGESRSLIKLRLGNNPYLSMVSEDAFLGLTSLRELELERNALSTLKVGALSQLPSLRVVRLEGNPWVCNCNFANLFSWLMENSHKLPNGVEGMECSLPMDGRRVSLTQLSKDSFRECQATLTLTDLLIIIFSGISVSVVAIMTSFFLASTVHCFQRWSKGTKGDEEESEE